In one window of Cellulophaga sp. HaHa_2_95 DNA:
- a CDS encoding two-component system response regulator has product MNPFIKKIYFVDDDPIFVFISKKLMKEEKFTETIAEFEHGKQAIEALIECDQQNELLPTVIFLDLSMPVMSGWEFLDSFQAAPIENKAQIKIIVMSSSINPLEIDMIKNYTVVHDYIVKPITPADLNKIKVCLVNESQA; this is encoded by the coding sequence ATGAATCCTTTTATAAAAAAAATCTACTTTGTAGATGACGACCCGATTTTCGTTTTCATATCTAAAAAATTGATGAAAGAAGAAAAATTTACGGAGACTATCGCAGAATTTGAACACGGAAAACAAGCTATTGAAGCTTTAATAGAATGTGATCAACAAAATGAGTTGTTACCTACCGTAATCTTTTTAGACCTTAGCATGCCTGTGATGAGTGGTTGGGAATTTCTTGATAGTTTTCAAGCGGCACCCATAGAAAATAAAGCGCAGATTAAAATTATTGTAATGAGCTCTTCTATTAACCCATTAGAAATAGACATGATTAAAAACTATACTGTTGTTCATGATTATATTGTTAAGCCTATTACCCCTGCAGATTTAAACAAAATTAAAGTTTGTCTCGTTAACGAATCCCAGGCGTAA
- a CDS encoding PAS domain-containing sensor histidine kinase, with product MGSFFSQIKVNESLIRDAPIPVATLNSKCEFLSSSRMFLKEHGITIENIIDKYFFDVLPSFPPAFKETLDRCLLGNSCQNEGKKYLLQDGRNIWLKWKINPWTKEDGSVGGLVVVLENITDNKNIDELVKEAQEVARTGGWQLNLLTYKAQWTKMVNIIHEMPLDYVPQTFDECFVHFKEGRHRDLILKATHEAIENGTPWDEEVIMITGTGKELWIRTKGRAEFVDGKCVRIYGICQDIDPYKRPQLAYRQAAEKLKSAISASNVGTWEYDLNTGHTIWDDINFELHDIDKENYTGSLYRNWKKSLHPDDIKRVHNEVVSYYNGNGSGVLEYRVLLSNNSVRNIKASVTILTGPKNNKFRALGICQDITNEKNTEIKLKKFAEITGEQNNSLTNFAHMVSHDLRSHSTNLSVLTSLIEDEKDPEERKQILEMLKSATNSLNSTVYNLNEVVQSTDTNIQSKLTQINILKAITTVQNNIGTLFQEKKGMCMLDVDPDYSVHVVPAYLDSVLLNLFTNSLKYCAATRSPIIKICTTLIDKKVQLTFEDNGKGIDMAKFGKNIFGMNKTFHRNKDARGVGLYITKNQIEAMGGTITVTSEVNVGTKFTINFQTI from the coding sequence ATGGGTTCTTTTTTTTCACAGATTAAAGTCAATGAATCCTTAATAAGAGACGCCCCAATCCCAGTTGCGACCTTAAATAGTAAATGTGAATTTCTATCCTCATCAAGGATGTTTTTAAAGGAACACGGCATTACTATTGAAAATATCATTGATAAGTATTTTTTTGATGTTCTTCCTAGTTTCCCTCCCGCATTTAAAGAGACCTTAGACCGCTGCTTGTTAGGAAATTCTTGTCAAAATGAAGGTAAAAAGTATCTTTTACAAGATGGTAGAAACATTTGGCTTAAATGGAAAATTAATCCTTGGACTAAAGAGGACGGTTCTGTAGGTGGCCTTGTTGTTGTTTTGGAAAATATTACCGATAACAAAAATATTGACGAATTAGTCAAAGAAGCGCAAGAAGTAGCTAGAACAGGAGGCTGGCAGCTCAACTTACTTACGTACAAGGCTCAGTGGACGAAGATGGTAAATATTATTCATGAAATGCCTTTGGATTATGTTCCTCAGACTTTTGATGAGTGCTTTGTACATTTCAAAGAAGGCCGGCACCGAGATCTGATTCTTAAAGCTACTCATGAGGCTATTGAAAATGGCACCCCTTGGGATGAAGAAGTAATCATGATAACAGGTACGGGTAAAGAACTTTGGATAAGAACAAAGGGGCGTGCAGAATTTGTTGATGGAAAATGTGTTAGAATTTATGGTATCTGCCAAGATATAGATCCATATAAAAGACCACAATTAGCGTATCGACAGGCTGCTGAAAAATTAAAAAGCGCAATATCTGCGTCAAATGTTGGCACCTGGGAATATGATCTAAATACAGGGCATACTATATGGGATGATATCAATTTTGAATTACATGATATCGATAAAGAAAATTACACCGGGAGTCTCTATCGGAATTGGAAAAAATCACTACACCCTGATGACATTAAGCGCGTACACAATGAGGTAGTTTCCTACTACAATGGAAATGGCTCAGGAGTACTAGAGTACCGAGTGCTCTTATCCAATAATAGTGTTCGTAATATTAAAGCAAGTGTTACTATTTTAACAGGACCAAAAAATAATAAATTTAGAGCTTTAGGTATTTGTCAAGACATCACAAACGAAAAGAATACCGAAATAAAATTGAAAAAATTTGCAGAAATTACTGGCGAGCAAAATAATAGTCTCACCAATTTTGCGCATATGGTTTCTCATGATTTACGCTCGCATTCCACCAATCTTTCTGTTTTAACTTCATTGATTGAAGATGAGAAAGACCCAGAGGAACGCAAACAGATTTTAGAGATGTTAAAAAGTGCTACCAATAGTTTAAACAGCACTGTGTATAATCTAAATGAAGTGGTACAATCCACGGACACTAATATCCAGTCTAAATTAACTCAAATCAATATTCTAAAAGCAATAACCACCGTTCAAAACAATATTGGTACGTTATTTCAAGAAAAAAAGGGAATGTGTATGTTAGACGTTGATCCAGACTATTCTGTACATGTGGTACCCGCCTATCTTGACAGTGTCTTGCTTAATTTATTTACCAATAGTCTAAAATATTGCGCAGCGACCAGATCACCAATTATCAAAATTTGCACCACATTAATCGATAAAAAAGTTCAACTAACTTTTGAAGATAATGGCAAAGGCATCGATATGGCAAAATTTGGTAAAAATATTTTTGGCATGAACAAGACTTTTCATCGTAACAAAGATGCTAGAGGTGTTGGGTTATATATTACAAAAAACCAAATTGAAGCCATGGGGGGCACGATAACTGTGACTAGCGAAGTAAATGTAGGCACTAAATTCACCATTAATTTCCAAACCATTTAG
- a CDS encoding endonuclease/exonuclease/phosphatase family protein: protein MNTRLFLLLLVIHLNLHAQKKSYKIRTIAFYNLENLFDLKNDSLTYDDDRTPNGKDQWTEDRYLQKLNNLSKAMSEIGQSVSKSSPDIIGICEVENQEVVADLIYHKNLREKNYGIVHFDSPDERGIDVALLYKKNAFIPTSFKSQRLLLQNNEGYRDYTRDQLIVGGLLDNEQVYFIVNHWPSRSGGEARSKPNRIEAAKLNKRIIDSIKRTDASAKIISMGDLNDDPTSDSLRKILKTKGDERNLEENDLYNPMEKLHKKGIGSLAYRDKWNLFDQFFFTSNLISENKENYTYWKAGVFTPSYLLDPTGKYKGYPLRTYAGGNYVGGYSDHFPVYLYLIKAVPSMTSGGE, encoded by the coding sequence ATGAATACACGACTTTTTCTCCTCCTCCTCGTTATACACTTAAACCTACACGCTCAGAAAAAGAGCTACAAAATACGCACAATCGCCTTTTATAATTTAGAGAATTTATTCGACCTTAAGAATGATAGCCTTACCTATGATGATGACAGAACTCCAAATGGTAAAGACCAATGGACCGAAGATCGATACCTGCAAAAATTAAATAATCTTTCTAAGGCAATGTCCGAAATAGGGCAAAGTGTATCAAAATCTTCTCCCGATATTATAGGCATTTGCGAAGTTGAAAATCAAGAAGTTGTAGCAGACTTAATCTATCATAAAAACTTAAGAGAAAAAAATTATGGAATTGTCCATTTTGACTCCCCGGATGAACGCGGAATAGATGTAGCTTTACTTTACAAGAAAAATGCATTTATACCTACTTCTTTCAAGAGCCAACGCTTATTGCTTCAAAACAATGAAGGATACAGAGACTACACAAGAGATCAATTAATTGTTGGAGGACTACTAGATAACGAACAAGTTTATTTTATAGTTAATCACTGGCCCTCTAGAAGCGGCGGTGAGGCAAGAAGTAAACCAAACCGTATAGAAGCCGCCAAATTGAACAAACGAATCATAGACTCTATTAAAAGAACTGATGCAAGCGCTAAAATTATAAGCATGGGCGATTTAAATGACGATCCAACCAGTGATAGCCTAAGAAAGATTCTGAAGACCAAAGGAGATGAAAGAAACTTAGAAGAAAATGATTTATACAACCCCATGGAAAAGCTACACAAAAAAGGAATAGGCTCTTTAGCATACCGAGACAAATGGAACCTTTTTGACCAATTTTTTTTTACCAGTAATTTAATTTCAGAAAATAAAGAAAACTATACTTATTGGAAAGCGGGAGTCTTTACTCCATCCTATTTATTAGATCCAACAGGGAAATATAAGGGATATCCTTTACGCACCTATGCTGGCGGTAATTATGTGGGCGGATATAGTGATCATTTCCCTGTATACCTCTATTTAATTAAAGCCGTACCTTCCATGACTAGTGGCGGTGAATAA
- a CDS encoding ankyrin repeat domain-containing protein codes for MNEFFFNEIRNGNFTEVNAMLGQNPILLHSKDQRGSSPLILATYYDQLEIVELLLNSGAKIDMKDASGNTALMGVCFKGYEDIAKILIDKGANINEQNTMGATALIYAATFNRANIAKLLLEQGADKTIKDVRGKTALDHAEMQAVPSLIALFKD; via the coding sequence ATGAATGAATTTTTTTTTAATGAAATAAGAAATGGCAATTTTACAGAAGTAAATGCTATGCTTGGGCAGAATCCAATTTTACTACATAGTAAAGATCAACGAGGATCTTCTCCTTTGATATTGGCTACCTATTATGATCAATTAGAGATTGTAGAATTGTTGCTTAATAGCGGAGCAAAAATTGATATGAAAGATGCTTCAGGGAATACCGCTTTAATGGGAGTCTGCTTTAAAGGCTATGAAGATATTGCTAAAATATTGATAGATAAAGGTGCAAATATTAACGAGCAAAACACCATGGGTGCTACTGCGTTAATTTATGCAGCGACGTTTAATAGAGCAAATATTGCAAAATTACTTTTAGAGCAAGGTGCAGACAAAACAATAAAAGACGTTCGGGGCAAAACAGCCTTAGATCATGCTGAAATGCAAGCGGTGCCTTCTCTTATTGCGTTATTTAAGGATTAA
- a CDS encoding HAMP domain-containing sensor histidine kinase: MSILSSLNYLQDLPIAITVIDLNFKIKNQSSAWLKEFPNDFNTSTISFLENHSIPQQVKVEVLKMIESQLKTPIELEVKNHLNSWYRWKLSPSFLNENNFSGIIIIAKNITEERRERELLKKAEQVAQIGAWELDLISNRLFWTDITRIIHEVPEDYVPTLEKGINFYKAGHHRDTITAIVSDSIASGDSWDTELIIITANNTEKWVRARGETEIIDGKCVRVYGTFQDIHEQKLKDLAYTRLAERLKIATRTAKIGIWEYNYINKNLFWSDEMFDLYKIQKADFDGHKSFWDQSLHPEDREFCMQKVEESFEMRKDLEVEFRIILPNGKIRNIKSVAYAEVDIFGDVKKLVGANWDVTELIYTQLQLTKSEESMQQAFENSSVGMALIGLEGNWIDVNSSLCTSVGYSREEMIQKKIIEITHPHDWTKDSHFIKKMHEGKLTNYTIEKRFFHKDGTIVNALLTVTTVHKVNGKLSHFIAQVIDVTAMIASENKTKALLEITKHQNESLLNFAHIVSHNLRSHSTNLSMLTNFLKEETDNGEKVNLERMLSDASESLSETVHHLNEVVHITTNTQENLSNVNLFDSIKRVEKNILALLKEKNASCKILVEKDVIIKAVPAYLDSILLNLFTNSVKYSSQERNLEIHIKNKISNNQITLHFSDNGQGIDLKRHGEKLFGMYKTFHNHKDAKGIGLFITKNQVEAMNGSITVHSTVNKGTTFVLTFEKA, from the coding sequence TTGAGTATATTATCCTCCCTAAATTATCTCCAAGATTTACCTATCGCTATAACAGTGATTGATTTGAATTTTAAAATTAAAAATCAATCTAGTGCATGGTTAAAAGAGTTTCCTAATGATTTTAATACTAGTACTATTTCATTCTTAGAAAATCATTCAATACCACAACAAGTAAAAGTAGAGGTATTGAAAATGATCGAGAGTCAACTAAAAACACCTATAGAATTAGAAGTAAAAAATCATCTAAATTCTTGGTATCGATGGAAACTTTCCCCCTCTTTTTTAAATGAAAATAACTTTTCGGGGATCATTATTATTGCGAAGAATATTACGGAAGAGAGAAGAGAAAGAGAATTATTAAAAAAGGCAGAGCAAGTAGCACAAATTGGCGCATGGGAATTAGATTTAATATCTAATAGATTATTTTGGACCGATATAACTCGAATAATACACGAAGTTCCTGAAGACTATGTACCTACATTAGAAAAAGGGATAAATTTTTATAAGGCAGGACATCATAGAGATACGATAACTGCAATTGTTAGCGATTCTATAGCCAGTGGTGATTCTTGGGATACAGAGTTAATTATCATCACCGCTAATAATACTGAAAAGTGGGTTCGTGCACGAGGAGAAACCGAAATTATAGATGGTAAATGTGTACGTGTTTACGGTACTTTTCAAGATATTCATGAGCAGAAACTAAAAGACCTTGCCTACACCCGCCTTGCCGAAAGGTTGAAAATAGCAACAAGAACTGCTAAAATTGGAATCTGGGAATACAATTATATCAACAAAAACTTATTTTGGAGTGATGAGATGTTTGATCTCTACAAAATACAAAAAGCCGATTTTGATGGTCACAAGAGTTTTTGGGATCAAAGCTTACATCCCGAAGACAGAGAATTTTGCATGCAGAAAGTTGAAGAATCTTTTGAAATGAGAAAAGATTTAGAGGTAGAATTTAGAATAATTCTTCCTAATGGAAAAATAAGAAACATAAAATCTGTTGCCTATGCCGAAGTAGACATATTTGGCGACGTTAAAAAACTTGTTGGCGCAAACTGGGATGTTACAGAGTTGATTTACACACAATTACAGTTAACCAAAAGTGAAGAATCTATGCAACAAGCATTTGAGAATTCTTCGGTAGGTATGGCTCTAATTGGCTTGGAAGGCAATTGGATTGATGTAAACTCAAGCCTGTGTACTAGCGTTGGTTATAGTAGAGAAGAGATGATTCAGAAAAAAATCATCGAAATTACGCATCCCCATGATTGGACCAAAGATTCGCATTTTATAAAGAAAATGCATGAAGGTAAACTTACGAATTACACCATTGAAAAACGCTTTTTTCATAAAGATGGTACCATTGTAAATGCCTTGTTAACGGTTACAACAGTTCATAAAGTTAACGGAAAACTATCCCATTTCATTGCTCAAGTGATAGATGTAACGGCAATGATTGCTTCCGAGAATAAAACAAAAGCTTTATTAGAAATCACGAAACATCAAAATGAAAGTTTATTAAATTTTGCACATATTGTTTCTCACAATTTACGATCACATTCTACAAATTTATCTATGCTTACCAACTTCCTAAAAGAAGAAACAGATAATGGTGAGAAAGTAAATTTAGAAAGAATGTTGAGTGATGCCTCTGAAAGCTTAAGTGAAACAGTACACCATTTAAATGAAGTTGTTCATATTACCACTAATACTCAAGAAAACTTAAGTAATGTAAATTTATTTGATTCTATTAAGCGTGTTGAAAAAAACATCTTAGCCTTACTTAAAGAAAAAAATGCCAGTTGTAAGATTTTGGTAGAAAAGGACGTTATTATAAAAGCTGTTCCGGCCTATCTAGATAGTATCTTACTAAATTTATTCACCAATAGTGTAAAATATTCTTCTCAAGAACGGAACCTAGAAATACATATAAAAAATAAAATTAGCAATAATCAGATTACCTTACATTTCTCTGATAACGGACAAGGAATAGACCTTAAAAGACACGGAGAAAAACTATTTGGCATGTATAAAACATTCCATAACCATAAAGATGCAAAAGGAATAGGCCTCTTTATAACCAAAAATCAAGTTGAAGCCATGAATGGATCTATAACTGTACATAGCACCGTAAACAAGGGAACAACTTTTGTATTAACTTTTGAAAAAGCATAA
- a CDS encoding response regulator — MIEYVENACVIDDDPISVFGLKKTIKETKFCKEIIVYENGYEAINGLKDLLNTNGNIPPIIFLDLNMPIMDGWDFLEDFIKIPEENRKNVRIYIVSSSVDPRDLIKAKSYSAVNNFFVKPVTTNDLQKVIDEISE, encoded by the coding sequence ATGATAGAATATGTAGAAAATGCCTGTGTGATAGATGATGATCCAATCTCTGTTTTTGGTTTAAAGAAAACAATTAAAGAAACAAAGTTTTGTAAAGAAATTATCGTTTATGAAAATGGATATGAAGCCATAAATGGACTAAAAGATTTACTAAATACAAATGGCAACATACCTCCAATTATATTTTTAGATTTAAATATGCCTATCATGGATGGTTGGGATTTTTTAGAAGATTTCATTAAAATACCCGAAGAAAACAGAAAAAATGTTAGAATTTACATTGTAAGCTCTTCTGTTGATCCTAGAGATCTAATAAAAGCCAAAAGTTATAGTGCAGTAAATAATTTCTTTGTAAAGCCTGTAACGACTAATGATTTACAGAAGGTAATTGACGAAATTTCGGAATAA
- a CDS encoding DUF5689 domain-containing protein, whose protein sequence is MVYKLFLFWVLMVISVLLMLPCSCVKNRDFDQLKVSCEKELVANTTFTQIFNLYDEETIQIQEDLIIEGYVISSDEAGNFFGVLHFQDDYQHPTEGLQIELDIRDSHLFYPIGSKILIKLKGLYLGKSKGVYKIGGVFSSFGNVSVGRLPAPIVNQHIFISCEQARELAPTLISLQDSLVRFKNTLVQIEQIEFSSAELMETYAIKEQETDRTLINCLDKELVLRNSGYSDFQNINLPKGSGLITGVLLQENDDFFLVVRDTNDLKFDQERCEDFIDEFTSNSVFISEIADPENNADARFIELYNSGPSLSLKNWRLLRYTNANTTVGATINLSGIVLEANTTLVISPNEEEFKVVYGFIPDLVVSTGSAADSNGDDIMVLVDPFDTVIDIFGAIGTDGSGTHHEFEDGRALRKPEINMGNTVYSFDEWLIYNDTGASGTINMPQQAPVNFTPGIR, encoded by the coding sequence ATGGTATATAAATTATTTTTATTTTGGGTGCTAATGGTAATAAGCGTACTTCTAATGCTCCCATGTTCCTGCGTAAAAAATAGAGATTTTGATCAATTGAAAGTTTCTTGTGAGAAAGAACTTGTGGCAAATACTACATTTACACAGATTTTTAATTTGTATGATGAGGAAACAATCCAAATACAAGAGGATTTGATTATAGAAGGCTATGTAATATCATCTGATGAAGCAGGGAATTTTTTTGGAGTTCTCCACTTTCAAGATGACTATCAGCATCCTACAGAAGGCTTGCAGATTGAATTAGATATTCGAGACAGTCATTTGTTTTATCCTATTGGAAGCAAAATTTTAATAAAATTAAAAGGATTGTATCTAGGTAAAAGCAAAGGTGTCTATAAGATTGGAGGTGTATTTAGTTCTTTTGGGAATGTTTCTGTAGGTAGATTACCAGCCCCAATTGTAAATCAGCATATATTTATTTCTTGTGAACAAGCCAGGGAGCTTGCTCCTACTTTAATTTCGCTTCAAGATAGTTTGGTGCGATTTAAAAATACGTTGGTGCAGATTGAACAAATTGAATTTTCTAGTGCAGAGTTAATGGAAACGTATGCCATAAAGGAGCAAGAGACCGATAGGACTCTAATAAACTGTTTGGATAAAGAGTTGGTTCTAAGAAATAGTGGATATTCAGATTTTCAGAATATAAACTTACCAAAAGGAAGTGGGTTAATAACGGGAGTACTCCTTCAGGAGAATGATGATTTTTTTTTAGTGGTTAGAGATACCAATGATTTGAAATTTGATCAAGAACGCTGCGAAGATTTTATTGATGAATTTACTTCAAACTCAGTTTTTATTAGTGAAATTGCAGATCCAGAAAACAATGCAGATGCTCGGTTTATTGAGTTGTATAATTCGGGACCTTCATTAAGTTTAAAAAATTGGCGCTTACTTAGGTATACCAATGCAAACACAACGGTTGGTGCTACGATTAACTTATCAGGGATTGTTTTGGAGGCGAATACGACACTGGTCATTTCTCCTAATGAGGAAGAATTTAAAGTTGTATATGGTTTTATTCCAGATCTGGTGGTAAGTACAGGTAGTGCGGCAGATTCAAATGGGGATGACATTATGGTATTGGTAGATCCATTTGATACGGTAATTGATATTTTCGGAGCTATAGGAACAGACGGTTCAGGTACCCATCATGAATTTGAGGATGGTAGAGCATTACGTAAGCCAGAAATTAATATGGGGAATACTGTTTATTCATTCGATGAATGGCTTATATATAATGACACTGGAGCTTCAGGAACAATTAATATGCCTCAACAAGCACCAGTTAATTTTACGCCTGGGATTCGTTAA
- a CDS encoding TonB-dependent receptor, with translation MSFSQTNRIVKGRVVDKQQKDQLTGVRIIVEKTKWLTTTDKDGIFSILLPDSGDYILSFQYSDYILKRVPVTLGNRILDLGTVYLEKDITVELTDNLITLTDSELHDDEQSASSVGLLQATKDIFLQRAAFDFGQAFFRVRGYDSQYGKVLMNGVSMNKFYDGRPQWNNWGGLNDVTRNQEFSNGLSASAYSFGGALGVTNISTRPSAFRPGIRISSSASNRTYAARVMATYTSTISEKSFSYSVSGSRRWAKEGYVAGTLYDAYSAFGAIEYQINPSNSLLFTGMLAYNRRGRSSAVTEEVFTLVGNQYNPYWGTQNGEIRNSRERTIAEPILMFNHILETSKLKLNTGVSYQSGINSRSRLGYYNAPNPDPTYYRYLPSYYINSTIGANFLSANTSKEGFLLNPQLNWNQVYKANDAIKAAYVLYDDVVKDSQIAASSIANITIGTQFKIDLGIGYKSLASTNYAEISDLFGSEYHEDIDVFSNTLNDSNGVLQKYEDDIFNYHYDIDVEQLETFAQINYEHNGWEGFLAGQWEALNYSRNGRFKNQRYETTSLGRSNDVSFSNFSIKGGFSYKINGRNWIESNAMLQQKPPVLQNVFINPRENNLVVPDLNSEKITSIDGSYFFRFSKLTGRVTGFHTRFQGATDVNFFFVDAGVGSDFVQEVLTGVDKLHMGTELGVEYQISSAVQLTAVAAIGKYVFANHPNITINFDTANAEDELINLEGSKDLGKANIKDYKLGQGPQKAVAIGINYRDPKYWWVGVTANYLANNYANISTITRTNSFYIDPETGINFPDATNENVSQLLAQQSLDNFYLLNLVGGKSWLKNGKYISVFASINNAFDTTFRSGGYEQSRNGNFGQLKQDALSGSPSFAPKYWYGYGRTYFLNFAISF, from the coding sequence GTGAGTTTTTCACAAACTAATAGGATAGTAAAAGGAAGAGTTGTAGATAAACAGCAGAAGGATCAACTTACAGGTGTTCGTATTATAGTCGAAAAAACTAAGTGGTTAACCACTACAGATAAAGATGGTATTTTCTCCATTTTACTGCCTGATTCGGGTGATTATATTCTAAGTTTTCAGTATTCGGATTATATTTTAAAAAGGGTGCCAGTTACTTTAGGAAATCGTATTCTAGATTTGGGTACGGTATATCTCGAAAAAGATATTACGGTAGAGTTAACCGATAATTTAATTACGCTGACCGATTCAGAGCTACATGATGACGAACAAAGTGCTAGTTCTGTTGGACTCTTACAAGCTACAAAGGATATTTTCTTGCAACGGGCTGCTTTTGATTTTGGTCAGGCATTTTTTCGTGTTCGTGGTTATGATTCTCAATATGGGAAAGTTTTGATGAATGGTGTTTCTATGAATAAGTTTTATGATGGGAGACCGCAATGGAATAACTGGGGTGGATTAAATGATGTTACCAGAAATCAAGAGTTTAGTAATGGGCTATCTGCATCTGCTTACAGTTTTGGAGGAGCATTAGGAGTAACTAATATTTCTACAAGACCCTCAGCCTTCCGCCCAGGAATTAGAATATCGTCTTCGGCTTCTAATAGAACTTATGCGGCAAGAGTCATGGCGACATACACTTCCACTATTTCAGAGAAGAGCTTTAGTTATAGTGTATCAGGATCGAGAAGGTGGGCTAAAGAAGGTTACGTTGCGGGTACATTATATGACGCATATTCGGCTTTTGGAGCTATCGAATATCAAATAAATCCTTCGAATAGTCTGCTATTTACAGGAATGTTGGCCTATAATAGGAGAGGTAGGTCTTCTGCAGTTACCGAAGAGGTTTTTACTCTAGTGGGTAACCAGTACAATCCTTATTGGGGAACCCAAAATGGAGAAATTAGAAACTCTAGGGAGCGTACAATAGCCGAGCCCATCTTAATGTTTAACCATATTTTAGAGACCTCAAAATTAAAATTAAATACGGGAGTAAGTTATCAGTCCGGAATTAACTCAAGATCTAGACTTGGGTATTATAATGCGCCAAATCCTGATCCCACGTACTATAGATATTTACCTAGTTACTATATCAATAGCACCATAGGGGCTAACTTTTTAAGTGCTAATACAAGTAAGGAAGGATTTCTTTTGAACCCACAACTTAATTGGAATCAGGTTTATAAAGCTAATGATGCTATTAAAGCTGCCTATGTACTTTATGATGATGTTGTGAAAGACTCGCAAATAGCGGCAAGTAGCATCGCTAATATTACAATAGGGACTCAATTTAAAATTGATCTTGGAATAGGATACAAATCACTAGCGTCTACCAATTATGCTGAGATTTCTGATTTATTTGGGTCGGAATATCATGAGGATATTGACGTTTTTTCAAATACCTTAAATGATAGCAACGGAGTTTTACAAAAGTATGAGGACGATATTTTTAATTATCATTATGATATAGACGTTGAGCAATTAGAAACTTTTGCTCAGATAAACTATGAGCATAACGGTTGGGAAGGTTTTTTAGCAGGGCAATGGGAAGCTTTAAATTATAGTAGAAACGGACGTTTCAAAAACCAACGTTATGAAACTACTTCTCTTGGAAGAAGTAATGATGTTAGCTTCTCAAATTTCAGTATCAAAGGCGGGTTTTCATATAAAATTAATGGAAGAAATTGGATTGAATCCAACGCTATGTTACAACAAAAACCTCCAGTATTACAAAATGTTTTTATTAATCCAAGAGAGAACAATTTGGTGGTGCCTGACTTAAATTCTGAGAAAATTACGAGTATAGATGGATCTTACTTTTTTAGATTTTCTAAATTAACAGGTCGTGTTACGGGTTTTCATACTAGGTTTCAAGGAGCTACTGACGTAAATTTTTTCTTTGTAGATGCAGGTGTAGGTTCAGATTTTGTTCAAGAGGTTTTAACTGGTGTAGATAAGTTGCATATGGGTACAGAATTGGGTGTAGAGTATCAGATTTCATCCGCGGTACAATTAACGGCAGTTGCAGCTATTGGTAAATATGTATTTGCTAATCATCCAAATATTACTATAAATTTTGATACCGCCAATGCAGAAGATGAGCTCATAAATTTGGAGGGAAGCAAAGACTTAGGAAAGGCAAATATTAAGGATTATAAATTAGGGCAAGGTCCTCAGAAAGCCGTTGCTATTGGTATTAATTATCGAGATCCTAAATATTGGTGGGTAGGAGTTACAGCAAATTATTTAGCGAATAACTATGCTAATATATCGACCATTACTAGAACTAATAGTTTTTATATAGACCCAGAAACAGGAATTAATTTTCCCGATGCCACAAATGAAAATGTTTCTCAATTATTGGCTCAACAGTCACTAGATAATTTTTATTTGCTCAATTTAGTTGGAGGTAAATCCTGGTTGAAAAATGGGAAATATATTAGTGTTTTTGCTAGCATAAACAATGCATTTGACACCACATTCAGATCGGGTGGGTACGAGCAAAGCCGAAATGGAAATTTTGGACAGCTTAAACAAGATGCTTTGAGCGGATCGCCTTCTTTTGCTCCTAAATATTGGTATGGCTACGGAAGAACCTATTTCTTGAATTTTGCAATAAGTTTTTAA